Proteins encoded within one genomic window of Haloimpatiens massiliensis:
- a CDS encoding heavy-metal-associated domain-containing protein — translation MKSVFRVVGMRTCKDVSKIKNAIANNEGIVACQINKENSQVEIIYDDYFVNEDTLMECIERLGYTVI, via the coding sequence ATGAAATCTGTATTTAGGGTTGTTGGAATGAGAACTTGTAAGGATGTAAGTAAAATCAAAAATGCCATTGCAAACAATGAAGGTATAGTAGCTTGTCAAATAAACAAAGAAAATTCCCAAGTTGAAATAATATATGATGACTATTTTGTAAATGAAGACACATTGATGGAATGCATAGAGCGATTAGGATATACCGTCATATAA
- a CDS encoding DUF362 domain-containing protein, whose translation MAYKITDACVSCGACASECPVNAISQGDALYVIDADTCIDCGNCANVCPVGAPVQE comes from the coding sequence ATGGCATATAAAATTACAGATGCTTGTGTAAGCTGTGGAGCATGTGCTTCAGAATGTCCAGTTAACGCTATAAGCCAAGGAGATGCTCTATACGTTATAGATGCAGATACTTGTATTGATTGTGGAAACTGCGCTAATGTTTGTCCAGTAGGAGCACCAGTTCAAGAATAG
- a CDS encoding magnesium transporter CorA family protein, whose product MISIYKSLENQQLQEIEHIENGCWINMVAPSEEEIALVSKKTGAPVEFLKAALDEEETSRIELEENILIVVDIPFTEMEYNSLTYDTYPLAIIHTQNEIITVCLKNSRILQDFAEKKISSFYTFKRSRFILQILYRIANYYLIYLRQIDKKSLLVEKKLHKSMKNKELIQLLALEKSLVYFSTSLKANEITLEKMLKLSIMQKYEEDKDVLEDVIVENKQAIEMCNIYSNILSGTMDAFASVISNNLNIVMKFLAAITIVMSIPNMVSGLFGMNVNVPFANSPYGFWFALAIIAGISSIVTLILVKTDMF is encoded by the coding sequence ATGATTTCTATATATAAATCATTAGAAAATCAACAATTACAAGAAATTGAGCATATAGAAAATGGCTGTTGGATAAACATGGTGGCACCATCAGAAGAGGAGATAGCTTTAGTATCTAAAAAGACAGGAGCGCCAGTAGAATTTTTAAAAGCAGCACTAGATGAAGAAGAGACTTCCAGAATAGAGTTGGAGGAAAACATACTTATAGTGGTTGATATTCCTTTTACAGAAATGGAGTATAATTCTCTTACTTATGATACATACCCTCTTGCTATAATACACACACAAAATGAAATAATAACAGTTTGTTTAAAGAATAGTAGAATACTTCAGGATTTTGCAGAAAAGAAGATTAGTTCTTTTTATACTTTTAAGCGCTCAAGATTTATACTTCAGATTTTATATAGAATAGCTAATTATTATTTAATATATTTAAGACAAATAGATAAAAAGAGTTTATTAGTTGAGAAAAAACTACACAAATCTATGAAAAATAAAGAATTAATTCAGTTATTGGCTCTAGAGAAGTCTCTCGTGTACTTTTCCACATCATTAAAAGCTAATGAAATAACTTTAGAAAAAATGCTTAAATTATCTATAATGCAAAAATATGAGGAAGACAAGGACGTTCTAGAAGATGTAATAGTAGAAAATAAGCAGGCTATAGAGATGTGTAATATATATAGTAATATATTAAGTGGGACTATGGATGCCTTTGCCTCAGTAATATCTAACAACTTGAATATAGTTATGAAATTTTTAGCAGCTATAACTATAGTAATGTCAATTCCAAATATGGTTTCAGGATTATTTGGTATGAATGTAAATGTTCCTTTTGCTAATTCTCCATATGGTTTTTGGTTTGCATTAGCTATAATTGCAGGGATATCTTCTATAGTTACATTAATACTTGTAAAAACAGATATGTTTTAA
- a CDS encoding tRNA1(Val) (adenine(37)-N6)-methyltransferase: MDMVREDETLDDLQLGGLCVIQKKEGFRFGVDAVLLANFSKVKSRDRVIDLCSGTGVIPFIIEGKRNPQYICGVEIQQDMVEMAKRSISYNKLEEKMEFINGDLKDNELLKNLGRFNVVTVNPPYKLKNSGITNLRDKDAIARHEILCTLEDVIKACRNLLKDNGRMYMVHRPDRLVDIVTLMRKYKIEPKRIRMVHPSVGKAPNIVLVEGQRDGGKFLKWDEPLYVHNEDGSYTEEIEKIYGRIK; encoded by the coding sequence ATGGATATGGTAAGAGAAGATGAAACCTTGGATGACCTTCAATTAGGAGGTTTATGTGTTATACAGAAAAAAGAAGGCTTTAGATTTGGAGTAGATGCAGTGCTTTTAGCCAATTTTTCTAAAGTTAAAAGTAGAGATAGAGTAATAGATTTGTGCAGTGGCACAGGGGTTATCCCTTTTATAATAGAAGGAAAAAGAAATCCACAGTACATATGTGGCGTAGAAATACAGCAGGACATGGTAGAAATGGCAAAGCGATCTATAAGTTATAATAAATTAGAAGAGAAGATGGAATTTATAAACGGCGATTTAAAAGATAATGAACTTTTGAAAAATTTAGGAAGATTTAATGTGGTGACAGTAAATCCACCATATAAACTAAAAAATTCAGGTATAACTAATTTAAGAGATAAGGATGCCATAGCTAGACATGAAATACTTTGTACATTAGAAGATGTAATAAAAGCCTGTAGGAACCTTCTTAAGGATAATGGAAGGATGTACATGGTACATAGACCGGATAGACTTGTGGATATAGTAACACTTATGAGAAAGTACAAAATAGAACCTAAAAGAATAAGAATGGTACATCCATCTGTAGGGAAAGCTCCTAATATAGTTCTTGTTGAAGGACAGAGGGATGGAGGAAAATTTTTAAAATGGGATGAACCTTTATATGTGCACAATGAAGATGGAAGTTATACAGAAGAAATAGAGAAGATTTATGGAAGAATTAAATAA
- the rsmI gene encoding 16S rRNA (cytidine(1402)-2'-O)-methyltransferase, which yields MSLGKLFLVGTPIGNLSDITLRALETLKNVDLIAAEDTRQTLKLLNHFSIKKPLISYHKYNEMERGNEIISKLKDGINIALVTDAGMPGISDPGSIVAEKCVEEGIEFEVIPGATAVITALVYSGLDTSSFIFKGFMPRENKDRREFLEDLKDRQETLIFYEAPHRLKKTLEFLKENLGNRRISICRELTKLHEEILRFTLEESIQYYNKNLPKGEFVLILEGKNRAQVEKEKMELWEYITIEEHIKKYIEKGMPKKEAIKTVAKDRNMPKSEVYKHSLNL from the coding sequence ATGAGCTTAGGAAAGTTATTCTTAGTAGGGACACCAATAGGAAACTTATCAGATATAACCTTAAGGGCATTGGAAACTTTAAAAAATGTAGATTTAATAGCAGCAGAGGATACAAGGCAGACCTTGAAGCTATTAAACCATTTTTCCATAAAAAAGCCACTGATAAGTTATCACAAGTACAATGAAATGGAAAGAGGAAATGAAATAATAAGTAAATTAAAAGATGGAATTAATATAGCGTTAGTTACAGATGCAGGTATGCCAGGAATATCTGATCCAGGCAGTATTGTAGCTGAAAAATGTGTGGAAGAGGGGATAGAATTTGAAGTAATACCTGGAGCTACAGCAGTTATAACCGCTCTTGTATATTCTGGTTTGGATACATCCTCTTTTATTTTTAAAGGTTTTATGCCTAGAGAAAATAAAGATAGAAGAGAATTTTTAGAGGATTTAAAAGATAGGCAGGAAACATTGATATTTTATGAAGCGCCACATAGACTTAAAAAAACTTTAGAATTTTTGAAGGAGAATTTAGGAAATCGTAGAATATCTATATGTAGGGAATTAACAAAGTTGCATGAGGAAATTTTAAGATTTACATTAGAGGAAAGTATACAATATTATAACAAAAACCTTCCAAAAGGTGAATTTGTTCTTATTTTGGAAGGAAAAAACAGGGCTCAGGTAGAAAAAGAAAAGATGGAGCTTTGGGAATATATTACCATAGAAGAGCATATAAAAAAGTATATAGAAAAAGGAATGCCTAAGAAGGAAGCAATAAAAACAGTAGCTAAAGATAGAAATATGCCTAAATCAGAGGTATATAAACATTCCCTAAACTTATAA
- a CDS encoding NlpC/P60 family protein: protein MNKKLISVLVATGIILGTTSPAIANPNSTVNKRKAELQQNKDALKNAQQKKLDLEEEIQKLDGKIEGLMRESGNIKTKIASTEKSIEATKKQLEEAKKELDKQQAIYNQRVRNMYINGADSYLEVLLDSEDFSDLISRVDMIKSIVTSDKKIISELDAKKEEVNSKKLALDTEKQKLVALKSENENKLAKMDENKKEQEKVLVKWRQEEDKYKDKVEDSQKMLADAKRAVELAMASSNESRPSRGGGYTGGSSNSSSNSGSNSGSSSNSGSGSSNVVVPGSSVGAAAVNEAMKHLGTAYVYGAAGPSNFDCSGLVQYSYAKVGVSLPRTTFAQINVGIPVSRDQLQVGDLVFPHTGHVGIYVGNGQMIHAPHTGDHVKISPVYKFYAGRRIR from the coding sequence GTGAATAAGAAGCTTATATCCGTATTAGTTGCTACGGGGATTATATTGGGGACAACTTCACCAGCGATTGCCAATCCGAATAGTACAGTAAATAAGAGGAAAGCTGAATTACAACAAAATAAGGATGCTTTAAAGAATGCACAGCAAAAGAAATTAGACCTAGAAGAAGAAATTCAAAAGTTAGATGGTAAGATAGAAGGTTTAATGAGAGAAAGTGGCAATATAAAAACTAAAATAGCAAGCACTGAAAAAAGTATAGAAGCTACAAAAAAGCAATTAGAGGAAGCAAAAAAAGAATTAGACAAGCAGCAGGCTATATACAATCAAAGAGTAAGAAATATGTATATAAATGGTGCAGATAGTTATTTAGAAGTTTTATTAGATTCTGAAGATTTTTCAGATTTAATAAGCAGAGTAGATATGATAAAGAGCATAGTAACTAGTGATAAAAAAATAATAAGCGAGTTAGATGCTAAAAAAGAAGAAGTGAATAGTAAAAAATTAGCATTAGATACTGAAAAACAGAAGCTTGTAGCATTGAAATCAGAAAACGAAAACAAGTTAGCTAAAATGGATGAAAATAAAAAGGAACAAGAAAAAGTTCTAGTAAAGTGGAGACAAGAAGAAGACAAATATAAAGATAAAGTTGAAGATTCTCAAAAAATGTTAGCAGATGCTAAGAGAGCAGTAGAATTAGCTATGGCATCATCAAATGAGAGTAGACCATCAAGAGGTGGCGGATACACAGGTGGATCTAGTAATTCATCTTCAAACTCGGGTTCAAACTCAGGTTCAAGTTCAAACTCAGGTTCAGGTTCAAGTAATGTGGTAGTTCCAGGTTCTTCAGTTGGAGCTGCAGCTGTGAATGAAGCAATGAAGCATTTAGGTACGGCTTATGTATATGGAGCAGCTGGACCATCAAATTTTGACTGTTCAGGGCTTGTTCAGTACTCTTATGCAAAGGTAGGTGTGAGTCTTCCTAGAACAACTTTTGCTCAAATAAATGTTGGTATACCAGTTTCAAGAGATCAATTACAAGTGGGAGATTTAGTATTCCCTCATACTGGTCACGTAGGTATATATGTAGGAAATGGACAAATGATACATGCACCTCATACTGGAGATCACGTGAAAATTTCACCAGTATATAAATTTTATGCGGGAAGAAGAATAAGATAA
- a CDS encoding DUF1287 domain-containing protein, translating into MKKLVRISMILCAIAVIFSFFTFKNKDNSSVKDPFIKNPFKKIKVPEEYEKIDKNKNSVFDPIDLVTAAREEAKNKTKYKSVYYIGGYPPKGEGVCTDVIWRAFNGAGINLKELVDKDIQEHLKDYPRVKDAPDPNIDFRRVPNLNVFFQRHALSLTKEIKPFNVDNLKQWQPGDIVVFLEPYEHIGIISDKRGKDGVPYIIHNNNPHASEVPNFNLWRAKVAEHYRWEFNDKAHSNK; encoded by the coding sequence TTGAAAAAGTTAGTAAGAATCTCCATGATTTTATGTGCTATAGCTGTAATATTTTCTTTTTTCACTTTTAAAAACAAAGATAATTCTTCTGTTAAGGATCCTTTTATTAAAAATCCTTTTAAAAAAATAAAAGTGCCTGAGGAATATGAAAAAATAGATAAAAACAAAAATAGTGTCTTTGATCCTATAGATTTAGTAACTGCCGCTAGAGAAGAGGCTAAAAATAAGACTAAATATAAAAGTGTTTATTACATAGGTGGCTATCCCCCAAAAGGAGAAGGAGTTTGCACTGACGTGATTTGGAGAGCCTTCAATGGTGCCGGTATAAACTTAAAGGAACTAGTGGATAAAGACATACAAGAACATTTAAAGGATTATCCCAGAGTTAAAGACGCTCCTGACCCTAATATAGATTTTAGAAGAGTTCCAAACCTTAATGTATTTTTTCAAAGACATGCTTTAAGTTTAACTAAGGAAATCAAACCTTTTAATGTAGATAATTTGAAACAATGGCAACCTGGGGACATAGTGGTTTTTTTAGAACCCTATGAGCATATAGGCATTATCTCAGATAAGAGGGGCAAGGATGGTGTGCCATACATAATACACAACAACAATCCCCACGCCAGTGAAGTTCCAAATTTCAATTTATGGCGCGCTAAAGTGGCAGAACATTACAGATGGGAATTTAATGATAAGGCACATTCAAATAAATAA
- a CDS encoding AbrB/MazE/SpoVT family DNA-binding domain-containing protein — protein MKSTGVVRRVDELGRIVIPIELRRTLDIAEKDALEIYVDGEQIILKKYEPACIFCGNARDVINYKGKNICKSCLNEIKNEK, from the coding sequence ATGAAATCAACTGGTGTAGTAAGAAGAGTAGACGAATTGGGAAGAATTGTTATTCCAATAGAATTAAGAAGAACTTTAGATATCGCTGAAAAGGATGCTCTAGAAATATATGTAGATGGTGAGCAAATAATATTAAAGAAATATGAGCCTGCTTGTATCTTCTGTGGAAATGCAAGAGACGTTATAAACTATAAAGGCAAAAACATCTGTAAATCTTGTTTAAATGAAATAAAAAATGAAAAATAA
- a CDS encoding CCA tRNA nucleotidyltransferase: MKEIIKKLKEFAVESNKDLYIVGGYIRDKLMNSKKEPTDIDIVYGGNIKEIIEYMGLNRSDIYPLKAEIGIYRVIIKGKIVDISSLKGKSIEEDLSKRDFTVNAIALNLKNNFIIDPFEGRRHLDNRVLKEVTKESILNDRVRILRGIRIIIKSGMHFSEETEKTVRLESAYLKECTKERVFSEFMKIISCDEFGEAFSMLDNLGVLKALIPYIEEHKTIGKCKYHVEDAFTHMNAAYKAFKDLIKGQIKLEGADLRLLERRVGDFTLEDYIAFGVFNHDIGKYLCYREEGGKVSFLNHEKVGEKIINEFCDFWKFPKEGTRIITKLVEGHMYPLGLFKSNLKDYKKSFYKFFRKYEDVIPYILMTSLCDMYATTIFINTYNEWEVYKKFLEKLLKEYEIYITVKGNPIIHGDELKKIFNLKHREIGEALSLVEEMNYRELIESKEEAVNFLSKRCIINENM, encoded by the coding sequence ATGAAGGAGATAATAAAAAAATTAAAAGAATTTGCAGTGGAAAGTAATAAGGACTTATATATAGTAGGTGGATATATAAGAGATAAGTTAATGAATTCTAAAAAGGAACCAACGGATATAGATATAGTTTATGGAGGGAATATTAAAGAAATAATAGAGTATATGGGATTAAATAGGAGTGATATATATCCATTAAAAGCTGAAATAGGTATATATAGAGTTATAATAAAAGGAAAAATAGTTGATATAAGTAGCTTAAAGGGTAAAAGCATAGAAGAAGATTTAAGTAAAAGAGACTTTACTGTAAATGCTATAGCACTTAATTTAAAAAATAATTTTATAATAGATCCTTTTGAAGGAAGAAGACATTTGGATAATAGAGTGTTAAAGGAGGTAACTAAAGAAAGTATATTAAATGATAGGGTAAGAATACTCAGAGGAATTAGGATTATAATAAAAAGTGGAATGCATTTTTCAGAGGAAACAGAAAAAACCGTAAGACTTGAAAGTGCATATTTAAAGGAATGTACTAAAGAAAGAGTTTTTAGTGAATTTATGAAAATAATAAGCTGTGACGAATTTGGAGAGGCATTTAGTATGTTAGATAACCTTGGCGTTTTAAAGGCGTTAATACCCTATATAGAAGAGCATAAGACCATAGGAAAATGTAAATATCATGTGGAAGATGCGTTTACCCATATGAATGCTGCTTATAAAGCTTTTAAAGATTTAATAAAGGGACAGATAAAGTTAGAAGGGGCAGATTTAAGGTTATTAGAGAGAAGAGTAGGTGATTTTACTTTAGAAGACTATATAGCTTTTGGGGTATTTAATCACGATATAGGTAAGTATCTTTGCTATAGAGAAGAAGGCGGAAAGGTCAGTTTTTTAAATCATGAAAAAGTTGGAGAAAAAATAATAAATGAATTCTGTGATTTTTGGAAATTTCCAAAGGAGGGCACAAGAATAATAACTAAATTAGTAGAAGGACATATGTACCCTTTAGGATTATTCAAAAGTAATTTAAAGGATTATAAAAAAAGTTTTTATAAATTTTTTAGAAAATATGAAGATGTGATTCCATATATATTAATGACTTCCCTTTGTGATATGTATGCAACTACTATTTTTATCAATACTTATAATGAATGGGAGGTTTATAAAAAGTTTTTGGAAAAACTTTTGAAGGAATATGAAATTTATATTACAGTTAAAGGCAATCCAATAATCCATGGTGATGAACTTAAAAAAATATTTAATTTGAAGCACAGAGAAATAGGAGAAGCGTTGTCTTTAGTAGAAGAGATGAATTATAGAGAATTAATAGAAAGTAAGGAAGAGGCAGTGAACTTTTTATCAAAAAGGTGTATAATAAATGAGAATATGTGA